The Salvelinus fontinalis isolate EN_2023a chromosome 31, ASM2944872v1, whole genome shotgun sequence genome has a window encoding:
- the LOC129829933 gene encoding POU domain, class 6, transcription factor 1-like isoform X2, which produces MDPQDLPATDAPITVNEQPLASCTLKYPAKDNQVIVMSGHETIRVLEVEVDQAALPSSVPDGRTDSGGEDGGNQATEQPEAGMQDSPRPPHNTGGVGEPFVGYRYVLEDQVVSVESADSGVQTLAQTAVPISVSLSQSQTTMPITVQSLQGLQGCQQVLTQEGLATLMTGMMAQTGSLAQPLLIPISMAGSMGGQGLAVLTFPTSNVATLPGISGASQAGSLLKLPFAGLQGLQGLQSLQGLQTTVLNSVQPQQTFFQPQTASLQQVQAAMQQAQQNSQVTAAQLGQAMPAVSQPSVSVATLQSAGLSINPAIISAASLGAQPQFISALTSTPIFTSAMSGITSQIITNAQGQVIGTIPLMLNPASLTGAAATQTLNLQGLQGLQGLQVQTVQPQLVLNTQGQIIATIGNGPATVPTSAAVMPKPTAPVTFSKPSTQAQVTTVTQSPVVIAPQPSAMKTVTPISSLVPITCGDTPTVSQLVSKPQQGGTDEEGINLEEIREFAKNFKIRRLSLGLTQTQVGQALTATEGPAYSQSAICRFEKLDITPKSAQKLKPVLERWLAEAELWNQKGQQNLMEFVGGEPSKKRKRRTSFTPQAIEVLNIYFEKNALPTGQEITEIAKELNYDREVVRVWFCNRRQTLKNTSKINAFQVQL; this is translated from the exons ATGGACCCTCAGGATCTCCCTGCTACTGATGCACCAATCACTGTCAATGAACAG CCATTAGCTTCCTGCACTTTGAAATACCCTGCCAAAGACAACCAG GTGATAGTGATGTCTGGTCATGAGACGATCCGAGTCCTGGAAGTGGAGGTAGATCAAGCCGCTCTTCCATCATCAGTGCCTGATGGGAGGACTGATTCAGGGGGTGAAGATGGGGGTAATCAGGCCACGGAGCAACCTGAGGCAGGCATGCAGGACAGCCCGAGACCACCCCACAACACTGGGGGAGTAGGTGAGCCTTTTGTAGGATACCGATATG TGCTGGAGGACCAGGTGGTGTCTGTGGAGTCTGCAGACTCTGGTGTCCAGACTCTAGCACAGACTGCAGTTCCCATCAGCGTCTCCCTGTCGCAGTCACAGACCACCATGCCCATCACTGTGCAGAGCTTACAGGGCTTGCAGGGCTGTCAACAG GTTCTGACCCAGGAGGGTCTGGCCACTCTGATGACGGGGATGATGGCCCAGACAGGCTCCCTGGCCCAGCCCCTGCTCATCCCCATCAGCATGGCAGGGTCCATGGGGGGCCAAGGACTGGCTGTCCTCACCTTCCCCACCAGCAACGTAGCCACACTCCCTGGCATTTCAGGTGCCAGCCAGGCCGGAAGCCTCCTCAAACTACCCTTTGCTGGCTTGCAAGGCTTACAAGGATTGCAAAGCTTACAAGGGCTGCAAA CCACTGTGCTAAACTCTGTCCAGCCCCAGCAGACGTTCTTCCAGCCTCagacagcatcactacagcaagTCCAGGCAGCTATGCAGCAGGCTCAGCAGAACTCACAGGTGACtgcagcccaactaggccaggcCATGCCAGCTGTCTCTCAGCCCAGCGTGTCTGTGGCAACACTCCAGTCTGCAGGCCTCTCCATCAACCCTGCCATT ATCAGTGCTGCGTCTTTAGGGGCTCAGCCTCAGTTCATCAGCGCCCTTACTTCCACTCCCATCTTCACCAGTGCCATGTCTGGAATCACCAGCCAGATCATCACCAACGCACAGGGACAG GTGATTGGAACCATCCCCCTGATGCTGAACCCTGCATCACTGACTGGAGCGGCTGCTACTCAGACTCTGAATCTCCAGGGCCTCCAGGGTCTGCAAGGCCTGCAGGTGCAGACAGTCCAACCACAGCTGGTTCTGAACACCCAGGGCCAGATCATTGCCACCATAGGGAATGGACCTGCTACAGTCCCCACATCTGCAGCTGTAATGCCTAAGCCTACTGCTCCTGTGACATTCTCCAAGCCCAGCACTCAG GCTCAGGTAACAACAGTTACGCAGTCACCTGTGGTCATCGCCCCACAACCGTCTGCAATGAAGACAGTCACTCCAATCTCCTCCTTAGTCCCTATAACCTGTGGAGACACACCCACTGTCAGCCAGCTCGTCAGCA AGCCACAGCAAGGGGGCACAGATGAGGAGGGCATTAATCTGGAAGAGATTCGAGAGTTTGCCAAGAACTTCAAGATCCGCCGGCTATCCCTGGGGCTGACGCAGACACAAGTGGGACAGGCCCTCACGGCTACAGAGGGTCCGGCCTACAGTCAGTCTGCCATCTGCAG GTTTGAGAAGCTGGACATTACACCTAAGAGTGCTCAAAAGCTGAAGCCTGTGCTGGAGCGATGGCTGGCCGAAGCTGAGTTGTGGAACCAGAAGGGTCAGCAGAATCTAATGGAGTTTGTGGGTGGTGAGCCGTCCAAGAAACGCAAGCGTCGCACCAGCTTCACCCCGCAGGCTATCGAAGTGCTCAACATCTACTTTGAGAAGAATGCCCTGCCCACGGGCCAGGAGATTACGGAAATCGCTAAGGAGCTCAACTATGACCGTGAGGTTGTCCGCGTATGGTTCTGCAACAGGCGGCAGACACTGAAGAACACCAGCAAGATCAATGCGTTTCAGGTTCAGCTGTAA
- the LOC129829933 gene encoding POU domain, class 6, transcription factor 1-like isoform X5, producing MDPQDLPATDAPITVNEQVIVMSGHETIRVLEVEVDQAALPSSVPDGRTDSGGEDGGNQATEQPEAGMQDSPRPPHNTGGVVLEDQVVSVESADSGVQTLAQTAVPISVSLSQSQTTMPITVQSLQGLQGCQQVLTQEGLATLMTGMMAQTGSLAQPLLIPISMAGSMGGQGLAVLTFPTSNVATLPGISGASQAGSLLKLPFAGLQGLQGLQSLQGLQTATVLNSVQPQQTFFQPQTASLQQVQAAMQQAQQNSQVTAAQLGQAMPAVSQPSVSVATLQSAGLSINPAIISAASLGAQPQFISALTSTPIFTSAMSGITSQIITNAQGQVIGTIPLMLNPASLTGAAATQTLNLQGLQGLQGLQVQTVQPQLVLNTQGQIIATIGNGPATVPTSAAVMPKPTAPVTFSKPSTQAQVTTVTQSPVVIAPQPSAMKTVTPISSLVPITCGDTPTVSQLVSKPQQGGTDEEGINLEEIREFAKNFKIRRLSLGLTQTQVGQALTATEGPAYSQSAICRFEKLDITPKSAQKLKPVLERWLAEAELWNQKGQQNLMEFVGGEPSKKRKRRTSFTPQAIEVLNIYFEKNALPTGQEITEIAKELNYDREVVRVWFCNRRQTLKNTSKINAFQVQL from the exons ATGGACCCTCAGGATCTCCCTGCTACTGATGCACCAATCACTGTCAATGAACAG GTGATAGTGATGTCTGGTCATGAGACGATCCGAGTCCTGGAAGTGGAGGTAGATCAAGCCGCTCTTCCATCATCAGTGCCTGATGGGAGGACTGATTCAGGGGGTGAAGATGGGGGTAATCAGGCCACGGAGCAACCTGAGGCAGGCATGCAGGACAGCCCGAGACCACCCCACAACACTGGGGGAGTAG TGCTGGAGGACCAGGTGGTGTCTGTGGAGTCTGCAGACTCTGGTGTCCAGACTCTAGCACAGACTGCAGTTCCCATCAGCGTCTCCCTGTCGCAGTCACAGACCACCATGCCCATCACTGTGCAGAGCTTACAGGGCTTGCAGGGCTGTCAACAG GTTCTGACCCAGGAGGGTCTGGCCACTCTGATGACGGGGATGATGGCCCAGACAGGCTCCCTGGCCCAGCCCCTGCTCATCCCCATCAGCATGGCAGGGTCCATGGGGGGCCAAGGACTGGCTGTCCTCACCTTCCCCACCAGCAACGTAGCCACACTCCCTGGCATTTCAGGTGCCAGCCAGGCCGGAAGCCTCCTCAAACTACCCTTTGCTGGCTTGCAAGGCTTACAAGGATTGCAAAGCTTACAAGGGCTGCAAA CAGCCACTGTGCTAAACTCTGTCCAGCCCCAGCAGACGTTCTTCCAGCCTCagacagcatcactacagcaagTCCAGGCAGCTATGCAGCAGGCTCAGCAGAACTCACAGGTGACtgcagcccaactaggccaggcCATGCCAGCTGTCTCTCAGCCCAGCGTGTCTGTGGCAACACTCCAGTCTGCAGGCCTCTCCATCAACCCTGCCATT ATCAGTGCTGCGTCTTTAGGGGCTCAGCCTCAGTTCATCAGCGCCCTTACTTCCACTCCCATCTTCACCAGTGCCATGTCTGGAATCACCAGCCAGATCATCACCAACGCACAGGGACAG GTGATTGGAACCATCCCCCTGATGCTGAACCCTGCATCACTGACTGGAGCGGCTGCTACTCAGACTCTGAATCTCCAGGGCCTCCAGGGTCTGCAAGGCCTGCAGGTGCAGACAGTCCAACCACAGCTGGTTCTGAACACCCAGGGCCAGATCATTGCCACCATAGGGAATGGACCTGCTACAGTCCCCACATCTGCAGCTGTAATGCCTAAGCCTACTGCTCCTGTGACATTCTCCAAGCCCAGCACTCAG GCTCAGGTAACAACAGTTACGCAGTCACCTGTGGTCATCGCCCCACAACCGTCTGCAATGAAGACAGTCACTCCAATCTCCTCCTTAGTCCCTATAACCTGTGGAGACACACCCACTGTCAGCCAGCTCGTCAGCA AGCCACAGCAAGGGGGCACAGATGAGGAGGGCATTAATCTGGAAGAGATTCGAGAGTTTGCCAAGAACTTCAAGATCCGCCGGCTATCCCTGGGGCTGACGCAGACACAAGTGGGACAGGCCCTCACGGCTACAGAGGGTCCGGCCTACAGTCAGTCTGCCATCTGCAG GTTTGAGAAGCTGGACATTACACCTAAGAGTGCTCAAAAGCTGAAGCCTGTGCTGGAGCGATGGCTGGCCGAAGCTGAGTTGTGGAACCAGAAGGGTCAGCAGAATCTAATGGAGTTTGTGGGTGGTGAGCCGTCCAAGAAACGCAAGCGTCGCACCAGCTTCACCCCGCAGGCTATCGAAGTGCTCAACATCTACTTTGAGAAGAATGCCCTGCCCACGGGCCAGGAGATTACGGAAATCGCTAAGGAGCTCAACTATGACCGTGAGGTTGTCCGCGTATGGTTCTGCAACAGGCGGCAGACACTGAAGAACACCAGCAAGATCAATGCGTTTCAGGTTCAGCTGTAA
- the LOC129829933 gene encoding POU domain, class 6, transcription factor 1-like isoform X4 produces the protein MDPQDLPATDAPITVNEQVIVMSGHETIRVLEVEVDQAALPSSVPDGRTDSGGEDGGNQATEQPEAGMQDSPRPPHNTGGVGEPFVGYRYVLEDQVVSVESADSGVQTLAQTAVPISVSLSQSQTTMPITVQSLQGLQGCQQVLTQEGLATLMTGMMAQTGSLAQPLLIPISMAGSMGGQGLAVLTFPTSNVATLPGISGASQAGSLLKLPFAGLQGLQGLQSLQGLQTATVLNSVQPQQTFFQPQTASLQQVQAAMQQAQQNSQVTAAQLGQAMPAVSQPSVSVATLQSAGLSINPAIISAASLGAQPQFISALTSTPIFTSAMSGITSQIITNAQGQVIGTIPLMLNPASLTGAAATQTLNLQGLQGLQGLQVQTVQPQLVLNTQGQIIATIGNGPATVPTSAAVMPKPTAPVTFSKPSTQAQVTTVTQSPVVIAPQPSAMKTVTPISSLVPITCGDTPTVSQLVSKPQQGGTDEEGINLEEIREFAKNFKIRRLSLGLTQTQVGQALTATEGPAYSQSAICRFEKLDITPKSAQKLKPVLERWLAEAELWNQKGQQNLMEFVGGEPSKKRKRRTSFTPQAIEVLNIYFEKNALPTGQEITEIAKELNYDREVVRVWFCNRRQTLKNTSKINAFQVQL, from the exons ATGGACCCTCAGGATCTCCCTGCTACTGATGCACCAATCACTGTCAATGAACAG GTGATAGTGATGTCTGGTCATGAGACGATCCGAGTCCTGGAAGTGGAGGTAGATCAAGCCGCTCTTCCATCATCAGTGCCTGATGGGAGGACTGATTCAGGGGGTGAAGATGGGGGTAATCAGGCCACGGAGCAACCTGAGGCAGGCATGCAGGACAGCCCGAGACCACCCCACAACACTGGGGGAGTAGGTGAGCCTTTTGTAGGATACCGATATG TGCTGGAGGACCAGGTGGTGTCTGTGGAGTCTGCAGACTCTGGTGTCCAGACTCTAGCACAGACTGCAGTTCCCATCAGCGTCTCCCTGTCGCAGTCACAGACCACCATGCCCATCACTGTGCAGAGCTTACAGGGCTTGCAGGGCTGTCAACAG GTTCTGACCCAGGAGGGTCTGGCCACTCTGATGACGGGGATGATGGCCCAGACAGGCTCCCTGGCCCAGCCCCTGCTCATCCCCATCAGCATGGCAGGGTCCATGGGGGGCCAAGGACTGGCTGTCCTCACCTTCCCCACCAGCAACGTAGCCACACTCCCTGGCATTTCAGGTGCCAGCCAGGCCGGAAGCCTCCTCAAACTACCCTTTGCTGGCTTGCAAGGCTTACAAGGATTGCAAAGCTTACAAGGGCTGCAAA CAGCCACTGTGCTAAACTCTGTCCAGCCCCAGCAGACGTTCTTCCAGCCTCagacagcatcactacagcaagTCCAGGCAGCTATGCAGCAGGCTCAGCAGAACTCACAGGTGACtgcagcccaactaggccaggcCATGCCAGCTGTCTCTCAGCCCAGCGTGTCTGTGGCAACACTCCAGTCTGCAGGCCTCTCCATCAACCCTGCCATT ATCAGTGCTGCGTCTTTAGGGGCTCAGCCTCAGTTCATCAGCGCCCTTACTTCCACTCCCATCTTCACCAGTGCCATGTCTGGAATCACCAGCCAGATCATCACCAACGCACAGGGACAG GTGATTGGAACCATCCCCCTGATGCTGAACCCTGCATCACTGACTGGAGCGGCTGCTACTCAGACTCTGAATCTCCAGGGCCTCCAGGGTCTGCAAGGCCTGCAGGTGCAGACAGTCCAACCACAGCTGGTTCTGAACACCCAGGGCCAGATCATTGCCACCATAGGGAATGGACCTGCTACAGTCCCCACATCTGCAGCTGTAATGCCTAAGCCTACTGCTCCTGTGACATTCTCCAAGCCCAGCACTCAG GCTCAGGTAACAACAGTTACGCAGTCACCTGTGGTCATCGCCCCACAACCGTCTGCAATGAAGACAGTCACTCCAATCTCCTCCTTAGTCCCTATAACCTGTGGAGACACACCCACTGTCAGCCAGCTCGTCAGCA AGCCACAGCAAGGGGGCACAGATGAGGAGGGCATTAATCTGGAAGAGATTCGAGAGTTTGCCAAGAACTTCAAGATCCGCCGGCTATCCCTGGGGCTGACGCAGACACAAGTGGGACAGGCCCTCACGGCTACAGAGGGTCCGGCCTACAGTCAGTCTGCCATCTGCAG GTTTGAGAAGCTGGACATTACACCTAAGAGTGCTCAAAAGCTGAAGCCTGTGCTGGAGCGATGGCTGGCCGAAGCTGAGTTGTGGAACCAGAAGGGTCAGCAGAATCTAATGGAGTTTGTGGGTGGTGAGCCGTCCAAGAAACGCAAGCGTCGCACCAGCTTCACCCCGCAGGCTATCGAAGTGCTCAACATCTACTTTGAGAAGAATGCCCTGCCCACGGGCCAGGAGATTACGGAAATCGCTAAGGAGCTCAACTATGACCGTGAGGTTGTCCGCGTATGGTTCTGCAACAGGCGGCAGACACTGAAGAACACCAGCAAGATCAATGCGTTTCAGGTTCAGCTGTAA
- the LOC129829933 gene encoding POU domain, class 6, transcription factor 1-like isoform X1, translated as MDPQDLPATDAPITVNEQPLASCTLKYPAKDNQVIVMSGHETIRVLEVEVDQAALPSSVPDGRTDSGGEDGGNQATEQPEAGMQDSPRPPHNTGGVGEPFVGYRYVLEDQVVSVESADSGVQTLAQTAVPISVSLSQSQTTMPITVQSLQGLQGCQQVLTQEGLATLMTGMMAQTGSLAQPLLIPISMAGSMGGQGLAVLTFPTSNVATLPGISGASQAGSLLKLPFAGLQGLQGLQSLQGLQTATVLNSVQPQQTFFQPQTASLQQVQAAMQQAQQNSQVTAAQLGQAMPAVSQPSVSVATLQSAGLSINPAIISAASLGAQPQFISALTSTPIFTSAMSGITSQIITNAQGQVIGTIPLMLNPASLTGAAATQTLNLQGLQGLQGLQVQTVQPQLVLNTQGQIIATIGNGPATVPTSAAVMPKPTAPVTFSKPSTQAQVTTVTQSPVVIAPQPSAMKTVTPISSLVPITCGDTPTVSQLVSKPQQGGTDEEGINLEEIREFAKNFKIRRLSLGLTQTQVGQALTATEGPAYSQSAICRFEKLDITPKSAQKLKPVLERWLAEAELWNQKGQQNLMEFVGGEPSKKRKRRTSFTPQAIEVLNIYFEKNALPTGQEITEIAKELNYDREVVRVWFCNRRQTLKNTSKINAFQVQL; from the exons ATGGACCCTCAGGATCTCCCTGCTACTGATGCACCAATCACTGTCAATGAACAG CCATTAGCTTCCTGCACTTTGAAATACCCTGCCAAAGACAACCAG GTGATAGTGATGTCTGGTCATGAGACGATCCGAGTCCTGGAAGTGGAGGTAGATCAAGCCGCTCTTCCATCATCAGTGCCTGATGGGAGGACTGATTCAGGGGGTGAAGATGGGGGTAATCAGGCCACGGAGCAACCTGAGGCAGGCATGCAGGACAGCCCGAGACCACCCCACAACACTGGGGGAGTAGGTGAGCCTTTTGTAGGATACCGATATG TGCTGGAGGACCAGGTGGTGTCTGTGGAGTCTGCAGACTCTGGTGTCCAGACTCTAGCACAGACTGCAGTTCCCATCAGCGTCTCCCTGTCGCAGTCACAGACCACCATGCCCATCACTGTGCAGAGCTTACAGGGCTTGCAGGGCTGTCAACAG GTTCTGACCCAGGAGGGTCTGGCCACTCTGATGACGGGGATGATGGCCCAGACAGGCTCCCTGGCCCAGCCCCTGCTCATCCCCATCAGCATGGCAGGGTCCATGGGGGGCCAAGGACTGGCTGTCCTCACCTTCCCCACCAGCAACGTAGCCACACTCCCTGGCATTTCAGGTGCCAGCCAGGCCGGAAGCCTCCTCAAACTACCCTTTGCTGGCTTGCAAGGCTTACAAGGATTGCAAAGCTTACAAGGGCTGCAAA CAGCCACTGTGCTAAACTCTGTCCAGCCCCAGCAGACGTTCTTCCAGCCTCagacagcatcactacagcaagTCCAGGCAGCTATGCAGCAGGCTCAGCAGAACTCACAGGTGACtgcagcccaactaggccaggcCATGCCAGCTGTCTCTCAGCCCAGCGTGTCTGTGGCAACACTCCAGTCTGCAGGCCTCTCCATCAACCCTGCCATT ATCAGTGCTGCGTCTTTAGGGGCTCAGCCTCAGTTCATCAGCGCCCTTACTTCCACTCCCATCTTCACCAGTGCCATGTCTGGAATCACCAGCCAGATCATCACCAACGCACAGGGACAG GTGATTGGAACCATCCCCCTGATGCTGAACCCTGCATCACTGACTGGAGCGGCTGCTACTCAGACTCTGAATCTCCAGGGCCTCCAGGGTCTGCAAGGCCTGCAGGTGCAGACAGTCCAACCACAGCTGGTTCTGAACACCCAGGGCCAGATCATTGCCACCATAGGGAATGGACCTGCTACAGTCCCCACATCTGCAGCTGTAATGCCTAAGCCTACTGCTCCTGTGACATTCTCCAAGCCCAGCACTCAG GCTCAGGTAACAACAGTTACGCAGTCACCTGTGGTCATCGCCCCACAACCGTCTGCAATGAAGACAGTCACTCCAATCTCCTCCTTAGTCCCTATAACCTGTGGAGACACACCCACTGTCAGCCAGCTCGTCAGCA AGCCACAGCAAGGGGGCACAGATGAGGAGGGCATTAATCTGGAAGAGATTCGAGAGTTTGCCAAGAACTTCAAGATCCGCCGGCTATCCCTGGGGCTGACGCAGACACAAGTGGGACAGGCCCTCACGGCTACAGAGGGTCCGGCCTACAGTCAGTCTGCCATCTGCAG GTTTGAGAAGCTGGACATTACACCTAAGAGTGCTCAAAAGCTGAAGCCTGTGCTGGAGCGATGGCTGGCCGAAGCTGAGTTGTGGAACCAGAAGGGTCAGCAGAATCTAATGGAGTTTGTGGGTGGTGAGCCGTCCAAGAAACGCAAGCGTCGCACCAGCTTCACCCCGCAGGCTATCGAAGTGCTCAACATCTACTTTGAGAAGAATGCCCTGCCCACGGGCCAGGAGATTACGGAAATCGCTAAGGAGCTCAACTATGACCGTGAGGTTGTCCGCGTATGGTTCTGCAACAGGCGGCAGACACTGAAGAACACCAGCAAGATCAATGCGTTTCAGGTTCAGCTGTAA
- the LOC129829933 gene encoding POU domain, class 6, transcription factor 1-like isoform X3 gives MDPQDLPATDAPITVNEQPLASCTLKYPAKDNQVIVMSGHETIRVLEVEVDQAALPSSVPDGRTDSGGEDGGNQATEQPEAGMQDSPRPPHNTGGVVLEDQVVSVESADSGVQTLAQTAVPISVSLSQSQTTMPITVQSLQGLQGCQQVLTQEGLATLMTGMMAQTGSLAQPLLIPISMAGSMGGQGLAVLTFPTSNVATLPGISGASQAGSLLKLPFAGLQGLQGLQSLQGLQTATVLNSVQPQQTFFQPQTASLQQVQAAMQQAQQNSQVTAAQLGQAMPAVSQPSVSVATLQSAGLSINPAIISAASLGAQPQFISALTSTPIFTSAMSGITSQIITNAQGQVIGTIPLMLNPASLTGAAATQTLNLQGLQGLQGLQVQTVQPQLVLNTQGQIIATIGNGPATVPTSAAVMPKPTAPVTFSKPSTQAQVTTVTQSPVVIAPQPSAMKTVTPISSLVPITCGDTPTVSQLVSKPQQGGTDEEGINLEEIREFAKNFKIRRLSLGLTQTQVGQALTATEGPAYSQSAICRFEKLDITPKSAQKLKPVLERWLAEAELWNQKGQQNLMEFVGGEPSKKRKRRTSFTPQAIEVLNIYFEKNALPTGQEITEIAKELNYDREVVRVWFCNRRQTLKNTSKINAFQVQL, from the exons ATGGACCCTCAGGATCTCCCTGCTACTGATGCACCAATCACTGTCAATGAACAG CCATTAGCTTCCTGCACTTTGAAATACCCTGCCAAAGACAACCAG GTGATAGTGATGTCTGGTCATGAGACGATCCGAGTCCTGGAAGTGGAGGTAGATCAAGCCGCTCTTCCATCATCAGTGCCTGATGGGAGGACTGATTCAGGGGGTGAAGATGGGGGTAATCAGGCCACGGAGCAACCTGAGGCAGGCATGCAGGACAGCCCGAGACCACCCCACAACACTGGGGGAGTAG TGCTGGAGGACCAGGTGGTGTCTGTGGAGTCTGCAGACTCTGGTGTCCAGACTCTAGCACAGACTGCAGTTCCCATCAGCGTCTCCCTGTCGCAGTCACAGACCACCATGCCCATCACTGTGCAGAGCTTACAGGGCTTGCAGGGCTGTCAACAG GTTCTGACCCAGGAGGGTCTGGCCACTCTGATGACGGGGATGATGGCCCAGACAGGCTCCCTGGCCCAGCCCCTGCTCATCCCCATCAGCATGGCAGGGTCCATGGGGGGCCAAGGACTGGCTGTCCTCACCTTCCCCACCAGCAACGTAGCCACACTCCCTGGCATTTCAGGTGCCAGCCAGGCCGGAAGCCTCCTCAAACTACCCTTTGCTGGCTTGCAAGGCTTACAAGGATTGCAAAGCTTACAAGGGCTGCAAA CAGCCACTGTGCTAAACTCTGTCCAGCCCCAGCAGACGTTCTTCCAGCCTCagacagcatcactacagcaagTCCAGGCAGCTATGCAGCAGGCTCAGCAGAACTCACAGGTGACtgcagcccaactaggccaggcCATGCCAGCTGTCTCTCAGCCCAGCGTGTCTGTGGCAACACTCCAGTCTGCAGGCCTCTCCATCAACCCTGCCATT ATCAGTGCTGCGTCTTTAGGGGCTCAGCCTCAGTTCATCAGCGCCCTTACTTCCACTCCCATCTTCACCAGTGCCATGTCTGGAATCACCAGCCAGATCATCACCAACGCACAGGGACAG GTGATTGGAACCATCCCCCTGATGCTGAACCCTGCATCACTGACTGGAGCGGCTGCTACTCAGACTCTGAATCTCCAGGGCCTCCAGGGTCTGCAAGGCCTGCAGGTGCAGACAGTCCAACCACAGCTGGTTCTGAACACCCAGGGCCAGATCATTGCCACCATAGGGAATGGACCTGCTACAGTCCCCACATCTGCAGCTGTAATGCCTAAGCCTACTGCTCCTGTGACATTCTCCAAGCCCAGCACTCAG GCTCAGGTAACAACAGTTACGCAGTCACCTGTGGTCATCGCCCCACAACCGTCTGCAATGAAGACAGTCACTCCAATCTCCTCCTTAGTCCCTATAACCTGTGGAGACACACCCACTGTCAGCCAGCTCGTCAGCA AGCCACAGCAAGGGGGCACAGATGAGGAGGGCATTAATCTGGAAGAGATTCGAGAGTTTGCCAAGAACTTCAAGATCCGCCGGCTATCCCTGGGGCTGACGCAGACACAAGTGGGACAGGCCCTCACGGCTACAGAGGGTCCGGCCTACAGTCAGTCTGCCATCTGCAG GTTTGAGAAGCTGGACATTACACCTAAGAGTGCTCAAAAGCTGAAGCCTGTGCTGGAGCGATGGCTGGCCGAAGCTGAGTTGTGGAACCAGAAGGGTCAGCAGAATCTAATGGAGTTTGTGGGTGGTGAGCCGTCCAAGAAACGCAAGCGTCGCACCAGCTTCACCCCGCAGGCTATCGAAGTGCTCAACATCTACTTTGAGAAGAATGCCCTGCCCACGGGCCAGGAGATTACGGAAATCGCTAAGGAGCTCAACTATGACCGTGAGGTTGTCCGCGTATGGTTCTGCAACAGGCGGCAGACACTGAAGAACACCAGCAAGATCAATGCGTTTCAGGTTCAGCTGTAA